In Parabacteroides timonensis, the genomic stretch TAGCGCTGCCTTTATAGATCTAATTATAAAAATCGAACAATTATTCTATCGAAAAAACATCCGCATCCTTCCATGCCGGGAATTTAGTACGTAATTCTTCCAGATCACTTTTTAACAAGGTACAAGTACGGGTTATTTCTTCCCGTTTACCGGCATCCGCCAGCTTCTTCCCTTTGGGAGAAAAGAGCATGGAATCACCCCGGTAAGTAATACCTTTTCCATCGATACCCACGCGGTTTACACCACAGACATAAGCCATATTTTCAATGGCCCGGGCAGGAAGAAGCGACTTCCAGACCTTTTTACGAGGTTCAGGCCAGTTTGCAACATAGATCAACAGGTCATATTCATTGTTTATATTACGGCTCCATACCGGGAAACGAAGGTCGTAGCAAACCTGTAAACAAATATTCCAGTCCTTATACCTTACGATCGTCCGTTTATTTCCTGCTGTGAAATGCTTATCTTCCCCAGCCATACGAAACAGATGCCGCTTGTCGTAATAAAATTCTTCCCCTTCGGGAGTGATAAAAAAAGCACGGTTGAAATAGTTTCCACCTTCCTTTACAATAAAACTACCGACAACTGCCAGGTTATACTTTTTAGCCCAACCTTTTATTGTCGGTATAGTCGGCCCGTCCATCATATCAGCCAATCTTTCCACATCCATGGAAAAACCGGTTGTAAATGTTTCCGGAAGAACGGCAATATCCGTCTTTCCACTCACACGCCGGAGCAACTCCCCATAGTAACCTAGATTCTCGTCTCTATCCTCCCAAATAATATGGGATTGGATCATACTGATACGTAAACTGTCTGCCATAATAGTAAATTAAACTTTTACGAAATTCTCCGGATGACAAGCTGTCACATCCCGATAATATTCGCGAATTGTGTGAATATCCTCTTCTGCATTCCCAGTCGGATAAAACAGTCCCTTAATTCCCGCCTCCTTCTTTGCATAATCGAAATAGGCGATCATAATAGGAACCTGTGCTTTCTCCGCTATATAATAAAAACCTTTTTTCCACTCCTCTGCTTTCTTCCGCGTTCCTTCCGGGGTAACGGCCAATTGGAAGATCTTACGTTTATTAAACACCTCAACCATCTGGTCGGTTACCGAAGTCCGTTGATGCCGGTCGACAGGTACCCCACCCAGCCACGAAAACAGCAAGTTGAATGGAAAAAAGAACCACTCCTTTTTGATAAGAAAACTGGCGTTACGCCCTGCCGCCGTATAAAATAACTTTCCGATAATAAAATCCCAGTTGCTGGTATGCGGGGC encodes the following:
- a CDS encoding amidohydrolase — its product is MADSLRISMIQSHIIWEDRDENLGYYGELLRRVSGKTDIAVLPETFTTGFSMDVERLADMMDGPTIPTIKGWAKKYNLAVVGSFIVKEGGNYFNRAFFITPEGEEFYYDKRHLFRMAGEDKHFTAGNKRTIVRYKDWNICLQVCYDLRFPVWSRNINNEYDLLIYVANWPEPRKKVWKSLLPARAIENMAYVCGVNRVGIDGKGITYRGDSMLFSPKGKKLADAGKREEITRTCTLLKSDLEELRTKFPAWKDADVFSIE
- a CDS encoding lysophospholipid acyltransferase family protein; protein product: MKKAISKALLRMAGWKMGPLGEDVPKCVICVAPHTSNWDFIIGKLFYTAAGRNASFLIKKEWFFFPFNLLFSWLGGVPVDRHQRTSVTDQMVEVFNKRKIFQLAVTPEGTRKKAEEWKKGFYYIAEKAQVPIMIAYFDYAKKEAGIKGLFYPTGNAEEDIHTIREYYRDVTACHPENFVKV